The following DNA comes from Polynucleobacter sp. MG-6-Vaara-E2.
TTCAGTAGCAACGGCATCAAACTCACTTGAGCCGATTATTGTTACCGCCACAAGATCGGCAACTAAAGCCGAAGATGTACTGGCAGACTTTGTCTACATTGGGCCGGAAGAGATTGCACAAGCCGCTCAAACAAGCCTAACAGACCTTCTACAACAACAAAGAGGAATCCAAGTTTCAAGCTATGGGGGCAATGGCAATCTATCCAGCGTTAACTTAAGGGGGACAAGCAACGCACAAAGCCTGTTATTAATTGATGGAGTCCGAATCGATAATTCTGCCTCGGGGGGTGGAATTCTTAACTCCATTCCCTTATCGCTAATTGACCATATTGAAATCGTATTCGGCGCACAAGGTACGATGTACGGCTCAAACGCAATTGGAGGTGTCATTCAGGTTTTCACCAAAACTGGTGGTGGACCAACTCAATTTACCGCATCTTCGGGCTATGGAACATACGGTACCAGTATCAATAATGCTAGCGTTACCGGATCAATTGATGATGCAAATAAAACCAAATATTCAATAGGCCTTAGCCAGGAGAATTCTGCAGGATTTAATACGGTTGGATCAAATAATGCCTGCTCTCCAAGCAAACAAAATTCATGCGTCTATGCTACAAATGCAACTGGATATACGCGACTTGGCACTACTGGACAAATTTCACAAGAGTGGTCAAGAGGTCAACAATTAGGAGTCAGTATATTTGCAAGCTCCAATAAGAATCAATATCCTGGGAGCACCATTGATTCGCAGGATCCAAATCTCCCTTTTGGAGGACCATACAACCCCTTAGTCGGCCAGCAATTTAATAAATTTTTCACAGCCACTGGTTTCACAAAAAATCAAATCACAGAAATGTGGCAAAGCGTTTTACAAATCAGCGCTGTTTCTAATAGCCAACAATCAATATGGCCTCCAATTGGAATTACGAGTGCTAACGATAAAATTGATATGCCTGAATACGACTATCTTTGGCAAAACAATATTGCGATTGGCGAAGATAAGTTGCAACTTCTCGCAGAGCATCGATCTCAGTATGTTTATGTCACAAACACCCCTACGTTAACTGGATGTACGGATAACTGCCTAGTTAATCAAAGTAGAACAACAGACTCTATAGCT
Coding sequences within:
- a CDS encoding TonB-dependent siderophore receptor; protein product: MKQQFSSKNLSALLCASFITLSSTAFSQNNSSVSVATASNSLEPIIVTATRSATKAEDVLADFVYIGPEEIAQAAQTSLTDLLQQQRGIQVSSYGGNGNLSSVNLRGTSNAQSLLLIDGVRIDNSASGGGILNSIPLSLIDHIEIVFGAQGTMYGSNAIGGVIQVFTKTGGGPTQFTASSGYGTYGTSINNASVTGSIDDANKTKYSIGLSQENSAGFNTVGSNNACSPSKQNSCVYATNATGYTRLGTTGQISQEWSRGQQLGVSIFASSNKNQYPGSTIDSQDPNLPFGGPYNPLVGQQFNKFFTATGFTKNQITEMWQSVLQISAVSNSQQSIWPPIGITSANDKIDMPEYDYLWQNNIAIGEDKLQLLAEHRSQYVYVTNTPTLTGCTDNCLVNQSRTTDSIAGSYELKRGNNLATLSLRNDSISGFNSKVTGGAAYGYFFTKEWRASVNYSTGYRVPTFNDLYSPGTANPALTPESSHNIEVGVNYEGRTTTGRLSIYQNNISNYIEPYYTAGSNLNGYPINIGLAKIQGISAGAQTYIGNYFLRGSVDHLNAIDENSGLFLPRRARNTANLAAEYKQGKMNLGANLTYSGQTNEYSIKYAPDYTVIGTNVQTNNPYTLLSLYSSYEFEPHWKVFARWNNVTNSKYQTIYGYNNMGSNIFAGVSYSYR